In a genomic window of Glycine max cultivar Williams 82 chromosome 13, Glycine_max_v4.0, whole genome shotgun sequence:
- the LOC100798713 gene encoding tryptophan--tRNA ligase, cytoplasmic, whose protein sequence is MTATTESEKKKREEEEEPEQVVNPWEVSAKGKIDYDKLIDRFGCQKLGEALISRLEQLTSRTPHVFLRRGVFFAHRDFAEILDAYERGDKFYLYTGRGPSSEALHLGHLIPFMFTKYLQDVFKVPLVIQLTDDEKFFWKNLTIEECRRLARENAKDIIACGFDISKTFIFSDFNYVGGSFYKNMCEVGKRVTYNQAVGIFGFAGEDHIGKVSFPPVQAVPSFPSSFPHLFSGKENLRCLIPCAIDQDPYFRMTRDVAPKMGFHKPALIESLFFPALQGETGKMSASDPNSAIYVTDSAKDIKNKVNKHAFSGGQDSIEKHRQLGANLEVDIPVKYLTFFLEDDDELEHIKKEYGEGRMLTGEVKQRLVQVLTELVERHRRARASVTEEMVDAFMAIRPLPHMFS, encoded by the exons ATGACAGCAACAACAGAGAGCGAGAAGAAGAagcgagaagaagaagaggaaccaGAACAAGTTGTGAACCCATGGGAAGTTTCAGCCAAAGGTAAAATCGATTACGACAAACTCATAGATCGTTTCGGTTGCCAGAAGCTCGGCGAAGCCCTAATTTCGCGTCTCGAGCAACTCACCTCTCGCACTCCTCACGTCTTTCTACGACGCGGCGTTTTCTTCGCCCACCG CGATTTCGCGGAGATTCTGGACGCGTACGAGAGGGGCGACAAGTTCTACTTGTACACCGGACGCGGACCTTCCTCCGAAGCGTTGCATTTGGGACACTTGATTCCGTTCATGTTCACTAA GTATTTGCAAGATGTGTTTAAGGTTCCTCTGGTTATACAGCTCACTGATGATGAGAAGTTCTTCTGGAAAAATCTTACTATAGAAGAGTGCAGAAGACTTGCAAGGGAGAATGCAAAGGACATCATTGCTTGTGGTTTTGACATTTCAAAGACGTTCATCTTCTCTGATTTCAATTATGTTGGCGG TTCCTTCTACAAGAACATGTGTGAGGTTGGAAAGCGTGTGACTTATAACCAGGCTGTTGGCATCTTTGGTTTCGCTGGGGAAGATCATATTGGAAAAGTTAGTTTTCCACCTGTGCAG GCAGttccatcatttcctagttcaTTTCCTCACCTATTTTCTGGAAAAGAGAATCTTCGTTGTTTAATTCCTTGTGCAATTGACCAG GATCCATATTTTAGAATGACACGTGATGTTGCTCCTAAAATGGGTTTCCACAAGCCAGCCTTGATTGAATCATTATTCTTCCCAGCATTACAG GGAGAAACAGGAAAAATGTCTGCCAGTGATCCCAATTCTGCAATATATGTGACCGATTCTGCAAAAGATATAAAGAACAAG GTAAACAAACATGCATTTTCTGGTGGGCAAGATTCTATAGAGAAACATAGGCAATTAGGGGCTAATCTTGAG GTAGATATACCAGTCAAATACCTTACttttttcttagaagatgatgatgaacttGAACACATAAAGAAG GAATATGGAGAAGGACGCATGTTAACTGGCGAGGTAAAGCAGCGGCTAGTTCAAGTTTTGACTGAACTAGTGGAGAGGCATCGTAGGGCTCGGGCTTCTGTGACTGAAGAG ATGGTGGATGCATTTATGGCTATCAGACCACTTCCCCACATGTTTAGCTGA